From the Nodularia sphaerocarpa UHCC 0038 genome, the window CTACAGGCAGATTAATCGGACAAACCCGAACACAGACTTCACAGGCTATACATTTATCAAACTCAAAGTGAATCCTACCGCGAAATCGTTCGCCAGGAATCAGTTTTTCGTAAGGGTACTGTACGGTGACAGGGCGACGCTGCATGTGGTCGAAAGTTACAGCTAACCCTTGACCAATGTAACGTCCGGCTTGTACTGCTTCTTTGGCGTAATCACCAACTTGTTTGAGGAACTTTAGCATTTTTAGTGTTTTTCTCTCTCTTTTCAATTCTGGATCTGGGATTTGAGATTTCAGATTTAATCCAAAACCTCAAATTGGTTTATCCACCAAAGGCGAAGGGAAAGGCAAGTTTCAGGGCTGCGGTTACGAGAAGGTTAACCAAAGCCAGTGGTAACAAAAACTTCCATCCTAAATCTAGCAATTGGTCAATCCGCACCCGTGGTACTGTCCAACGCAACAAGATGGCGATAAATACTAGCAAATAGGCTTTGATTAGGGTCATGACAATACCCAAAGAAGCCGTTGCTACCTGCAACACGGGATTAAATTCACTCAGTCCGAACCAATTAGCTATGACGTTAACTGGAATTGGGAAGTCCCAACCACCCAGGTATAAAACTGCTACCATTAGGGCTGAAAGCACTAGGTTGACGTAGGAACTGAGGTAAAACAGCGCGAATTTCATGCCTGAATATTCGGTCTGATAACCAGCTACGATTTCTTCTTCCGCTTCGGGTAAGTCAAAGGGTAAGCGTTCGCATTCAGCTAGGGCTGCTATCCAAAAAATCAGGAATCCTACTGGTTGCCGCCAAATGTTCCAGCCAAGGATACCATAGCCAGATTGCTGGTTAACAATATCAATGGTGCTGAGACTGTTAGACATCATGACGACGGCTAACACGCTCAAGGATAGGGGAATTTCGTAGCTAATGGACTGAGCAGCAGCCCGCAAGCCACCTATGAGGGAATACTTGTTATTTGATGCGTAACCAGCCATTAACAACCCGATGGGGGCAATGCTAGAAAACGCAATCCACAGGAATATTCCCATGCCTACGTTGGTAATGACAATATTTTGTCCAAAGGGGACTATCAAATAGGACAGAAATACTGGCAGTACCACTAAAATCGGACCGATGGTAAATAGCCAAGCATCCGCTTTTGCTGGTACGATATCTTCTTTAAATACCAGCTTCAGACCATCCGCAACTGGCGCTAGTAAGCCAAAAGGCCCAATAAATTCTGGGCCAATGCGCTGCTGTACTGATGCCGAAATTTTTCGTTCTAACCAAACACACACTAATACCCCCACTGTTGCTCCAATCAGCATCAGTATCATGGGCAAGGGCATCCATAAGGCTTTGGCTGTCCCTGCTGGTATTCCTAAATCCATGACGGATTTAATAAACGTTCCTTGGAGGTCAATTCCTGAGTTCATGTTTCTGCTCTTTAAGTCAACTGAAGTCTGAAGTCTGAAGTGTGAAGTTATAAACTATAAAATTCGGCTCCTTCATTCTTCATGTTTTTATGCTTTGATGAAGACGCTTGATAGATTTTTGCCAATTCCCATGCCTAGTATATCGTCCAATGGTTTTCAGCCCCTGAAGCTATACAAGAACTTCTACTTATGGTCAGGATTGGGATTTCTTTTGCTTGGCGAGAAGACGAAGTGAGGCGAGCAGGGGCAATACTTCTTTTGTTAACCTCTCCCCTAGTCCCTCTCCTACAAGGAGCTACGATGTACACACATCTTGGCAATCAAGTACAGAGCCTGAATTTACCCCCCTTAATCCCCCCTTGGCAAGGGGGGAAAATCGGTTTCTCCCCCTTACTAAGCTGAAAATCCGGTTCTCCCCCTTACTAAGGGGGAGTTAGAGGGGGTCAGAAGATTTGTGTGTACACCGTAGCCTACAAGGAGCTAGGGTGTTAGGTTGGCTTTATCCGAGAAGTATTGGGAGCAGGAGGAACATCTTCCTCATTCCTTCAGTCTCGCCTCACAAAGCATGAAGAAACTTCCGCCGACGTTGTGGCAACGGTTATCGACTTAATAACTGGGGATGAGTGTGACTAATAATCCAACTGCCAGTTAACGTTGATCGATGGGGAGATAGGTAATCTCATGCTTACCGTTATAAATCTGGGTGGGTCGGAATATGCGGTTTTCTGCTAGTTGTTCTTTCCAGTGCGCTAGCCAACCTGCAACACGGGCGATCGCAAATATTGGTGTAAATAAGTCTGTAGGAATCCCCATTTTCCTGTACACCAAACCAGAATAAAAGTCAACATTGGGATAAATCCCTTTGCCAGACAGTTTTTCTGCTACTACCTGTTCCATTTCTAGGGCAATGTCATAATACTTATCATGCCCAAACTTGGCAAACAATTGCTCTGCTAGGTTTTGTAAGACTGTAGCTCGTGGATCTTTGACTTTATAGACACGGTGTCCAAAGCCCATAATCTTGGCTTTGCGTTGCAGCAGGTTGTCTACATAGGGACGCACGTTTTCTACTGTGCCAATTTCTTCCAACATCTGAATCACTTCTTCATTGGCTCCACCGTGTAGGGGACCTCCTAGGGTTCCGACTGCACTAGCAACTACAGCGTAGGGGTCTGTTAAGGTGGAAGCTGTTACCCTGGCACTGAAGGTAGAGGCATTCATTGTATGCTCGACATGAAGGATCAAGCAGATGTCAAAAATTTTGGCAGCCAAAGGATCTGGTTCTTTCTCGTTGAGCATATAGAGAAAGTTGGCGGCGTAGTCTAAGTCATCGCGAGGCCTTACGGGGTCGTTGCCTTTTCGCATCAATTGGAATGCGGCTACCATTGTAGGAATGGTTGCTAACAAGCGCACCACGGAATCCCGAATGTAGGCAGGATTGTGTAAGTCTCGGAGCGAATAAAACAAGCCTAAAGCCGCAGCTGAGGCTTGCAGAGCATCCATTGGGTGACCGCTTTCTGGAAAGCATTTCATCATGTCCCGAATGCGGTATTTGATTCGCCTGTGGTAGCGCACCTCATGCTCAAACGCTTCCAATTCTTCTTTATTTGGCAGTTCACCCCAGATTAAGAGATAAGCAGTTTCCAGAAATGAACTTTTTTCTGCTAGTTCTTCAATCCGGATGCCACGATATTCTAGAATTCCCTTTTGCCCATCAACATGACTAATACTCGATTGGGCGGCGGGAATGCCTTCTAAACCAGGCTTGTATTCGCACACCATCATGGCAACACCATTTACTTTTTGACATATCTGTTCACGCTAACTTACCAGAAATTCTTGTCGCTATAACAGTAGTCGATGTCACAACACTTTTTGCAAAAATGTTGAAAAGCTGTTACAGCAGGTACTTGGGCGGTGTCAACCAAAACATTTGACTCCTCCCCAGAGGTGAACCTATTTCTGGTAGTTTTATCCCGATCATACCTGCTTTTTTCAAGACTAAACTGTGTTTGACTTCTCCCCAAAGCAGAATTTCTGCCCAATTGCTTAAACAAGGTTCATGTCCTACTAAGGCAATTCGGCTGTTTTGGGCATAATTTTTGGGTTCTAGCCAGTAATTGAGCCAATGCTCAATCTGACCGTTAGGGGCAAGATCAGTTGATTCTTCAAATTGGTTACTGATTCCGCTTGCTACGAGAATTTCTGCTGTTTGGCGGGCGCGGACTAAGGGACTGGTGAGAATTACCTCAAACTGCAAACCCAGTTTTTTAATTCTCTGGGCAACTTTTTCCGTTTTTTGTCGTCCTTCTTGAGTGAGCGATCGCTCTTCATCTTTTTTGATCTCTGGTTGCTTGTCTTCAGCTATACCATGACGAATTAAGTATAATTCCATGTTTTCAGTGTTTAGTTAAAAGCACAATTCATCGGTAGGGATTTGACATTGCTCCTTCGGATCAGCATAGCCTTTAGCCTGGCGTGCAGGAAGCAAGCCAACCCCTACTGAATCAATCTTTTCTTCAGGTTCGCTCTAGCTGATTTTACTGAGGTTTTTTGTACTAAAAAGGCAAGAACTACTCAGACTGAATCGGGTTGTCTTTAGGATTGACTAACTTTAGGAGCTTTTGCTTGATTTGAGAATCATAGACTTCCCATTTGATTTTTGCATAAGCGGCATTTTCGTTACTACCAGACAAGAAACCCATCGGAATTTCAAAACCGCCTGCGCCTGTACGTCCACCACCAAAAAATCGCCCTGTGCTATCTTGTCCAAAGGCTTCTTTGATAAACTCATCTGGGTCAAGGGTGAGTTTAGCGGTTCTGAGGGAGCCAATGACTACTTCTACCTCGTCTTCGTCGTGAACAATGCCAAAAACTACTGCGGTGTGAACGTTTTCTTCCGTTACCAGAAAATCGGCTGCTTGGGGAATCGCATCCCGGTCTTCGTAGCGCAGATAACCAACGCCAGCAATGGAAAAGTTATTCTGGACGATGCGGTTTTTGAGCGATCGCTCGATCACATCCATTACCCGCTTGGAACGATTTGCCTGTAAAATGGCATTCAGCAGTTGAGCATCATAAAATCGGCTCAAATATGCAGCTGCCATGAAATCTTCTTCTTGGGCTTGCATCAACCGATTGGTATCTGACCGCAACCCATGCATTAAAGCCGTAGCACATTTGACGTGTTGGCTGATGCTGCTATCTAAGGCCAGTAAACCCGATTGCAGATACTGGGTGAAAATTGTTGAGGTGGCTCGCACATCAGGACGAACGTCAACAAATTCTGACTTATGTTCCGCTTGTAAGGTATGATGGTCAATGACGGCAATTATGGGGATTCCCGCCTGCTGCACGGCTGTCATTAATTGACTTGTAGTTCCCTGGTTGTCAATTAAGATGCAGCCTTGGTAAGATGACAAGTCTTTACTTTTGAGGACTTGCGATGTCCAGCGCTGGGCGGGTAGTCCAGTCAGCTTCACTAAGGCAATATTTTCTTGATGACTCAGCGTCCCTGCATAAATAATTTCGCATTTAATATCATATTGCTGCACAATTAACTGATAAGTCCAAGCGCAAGACAGCGCATCAGGATCGGGAAAATCTTGGAGAATTACCAGATGTCGCTCATGTCGGTGTGCTAAGAGAATCTTTTGCAGTTCTTCAGATTTCTGAAAAGCCACGGAGTTTCCCCGTTGACCATATTTACCATTTTTTCCGCCGCCATTTGATGATGGCAAGGATGGACTAGTGAGTGAAGCTTCCACTACTTCTTGGTCTAAGTCAGCATCATCTGGGCTAGGTTCTGTGGTTAATAAAAAATTTTCTGATTGCTTGAAGGAAGAATTCAATTGCATAGGGGACATCTTGATAAGTGCGAGCCTCCATTGATTTGTTCATTATTAATACAGCCAACACTGAACTTATTTAGAGACATATTCTGATCTTCGCAAAAATATCGGGTTGTTGGCATACTGATATCGGGCTATTTTCTTTCAATCAAATTAGTTAGCAATCTGCTATAATCCACCAATTGCCCCTGGAAGGTGAAGACAAAGATTTCTGCTTTCAAATATGTCTTTTAACTAAAGTTGATTGGTATTTTTAACCACAAGACGGGTTTTTGAGCATATTCCTGATTTTGCAAGAATATTTCCGACGGACTTAGTTATTTTACAATATTGTGAGCTAAGATAAAAGGCTTGTATATCGTTTGTTTGAATAATTTGCCATAATGCTCTACCAGAGACCGCCAAACATCGCGGATGATCTGTAGGGTAAATTCATGAAAGCCAAAGATTTGCTTTCATGATCAACATCACCTCTGGCTCATACAGGGCTATTTGAACAAGCGCAAAAATATTACACCTATTATAGGTGATGATTCCTTTGGCTTTTCATAATTATGTCTTTAGCGTCAAAGACCAATCACATATTTTTGCCAATCGTTATGCAGTCCACTCTTGAGATGTTTGCTCACCTCAAAATAAAGGCTACTATAGGGTTGGCGTGGAGGATGACGCAAAGGCATATGGGCTTCGTAGGGTGTACGATTTCCTTTTTTGACATTGCAACGGACGCAAGCCGTCACGATGTTTTCCCAGGTATCACCCCCTCGGCGCGATCGCGGGATAACATGGTCTAATGTCAACTCATCCCCGGTATAACCGCAGTATTGACAAGAGTGACTGTCACGGTGCAAGATATTTCGGCGAGTGAGAGGAATTTCTTTGTACGGTACGCGCACATAATGTCGCAACCGAATTACAGTCGGTAACGGAAAATCTGAATAGAGAAATTTACCGTTATGCTCAATACGTTCTGCTTTGCCTTTAATCAGCAGAATCGCAGCCCGCCGCCAACTGGTGATGTTGAGCGGTTCGTAAGACGCGTTTAGGACTAAAACCTTCCCCATTGGTTAGCGCTCGAGGTATTAGTTTTACATATATTAACACGAATCTAACCTTCTGGGGAGATGAGAAGAATTTATACTTTCGTAATATTTTGCTGACAGAAGGTCAGGATTGTTCTGGAAAAATCAATCTTCTCCTGCTGATTTTTTTCAGCTAAAACGGCAATAAAAGAGTATTTGGGAGTTGACGTTTGATAAAAATTTTGTTATCATAAAATTGATAAGGAAGAACTATCTTGGCAGATACTTGAGTTAAGTGGACTCATGGCAAGATATTTAACATTAATCAGCAATGCACAAATTGATATTGGCATTGTTAAACAGCGAAATATTTTCAATTGAGTCAAAACGGCAATAAAAGAGTATTTGGGAGTTGACGTTTGATAAAAATTTTGTTATCATAAAATTGATAAGGAAGAACTATCTTGGCAGATACTTGAGTTAAGTGGACTCATGGCAAGATATTTAACATTGATGAGGTAAGGGTTGAGCATTGCTGAACTTCTACTAGTTGTGAAAACCCGTAACTTAACACTCACCACCATCTTGTATAAACGCCCGGATCAAAGGTAAACTTTGCTGATTAAATTGATATGGCTTTGAGGCTGGGAAACCAGAATAATTAAATAATCGGGAAGTTTTGCAGTGGTGTGATAGGAGTGAAGTGCAATGTTAAGTCGTAACCAAACCCCTAGTTTTGCTGATAATCAGGAGCGTGATACCTATGCTTGGTTCTCGCAACGCGCTTGGGTAGAAATTGATTTAGGGGCGTTATCGCACAATGTCCAGCAATTAGTTAGATTTTTATCGCCAAGTACGCAGTTAATGGCAGTGGTTAAAGCTGATGCCTATGGACATGGAGCAGTCACAGTTGCTCAAACAGCAGTACAATCGGGAGCGGGTTGGCTGGGAGTCGCTACAGTTCCAGAGGGAATTCAATTACGGGAAGCTGGAATAAAAGCCCCCATTTTGATTTTAGGTGCAACCTACACGCCAGAGCAAATTCAGGCGATCGCTCACTGGAAACTCCAGCCAACTCTGTGTGGTCCGAAACAAGCGCTGATTTTTTCCAACATTTTAGAAACCATCAATGATGGTTCTCCTCTACCCGTACACATTAAATTAGACACGGGAATGTCTCGGTTGGGAACGAACTGGGAAAAAGCTGTGGAGTTTGTACAGTTAGTTCAGAATTTACCTCATCTTCAGATTGCCAGCATTTATTCCCACTTGGCAACAGCAGATCATCTTGAACCCAGCCTCATGCAAGAACAGCATAAACGATTTGAGCAGGCGATCGCTCAAGTCAAAAGCATGGGAATCAATCCACCTTGCTTGCATTTAGCCAACTCAGCCGCCACTCTCACCAATCGCGCCTTACATTACGACATTGTACGCGCCGGTTTAGCTATTTACGGACTCTATCCAGCCACTCATTTACAAAATGCGATTGACCTCAAGCCTGTTTTGCAACTGAAGGCGCGAGTGACTCACGTTAAAACAATTGCTGCTGGTACTGGGGTGAGTTACGGTCAACAATTTATTGCACCCCAAGAAATGCGCCTAGCTGTGGTTGGTATCGGTTACGCTGATGGCGTTCCGCGTAATCTTTCCCAGAAAATGCAAGTTTTAATTCGCGGTCAGCGCGTGCCACAAATTGGCACAATTACAATGGATCAGTTAATGCTCGATGTCAGTGCTATTCCAGATTTACAAGAAGGGGAAGTAGTCACCCTACTAGGCGAACAAGGTACAGAACAAATATCAGCTAACGATTGGGCAGAAAAATTAAATACTATTTCTTGGGAAATTCTCTGCGGGTTCAAGCATCGTTTGCCTCGTGTGGCGGTAATGTAGGTGAATTGAGGATGGGGAAAAATAATTTTCTCTTTCCTCTTCCCATCACAGATTATCTGTGCTACTATTGAAAACTGATGCGGATGTGGCGAAATTGGCAGACGCGCTAGATTTAGGTTCTAGTTCCGAAAGGAGTGAAGGTTCAAGTCCTTTCATCCGCATTTTTAAAATTTGTGATTAACTCTCAGTCAGCAATGGCTGATTCCTGTACAGTTGGCGAATCGCTGCTGTCAAAGATAATTAATGGATTTCCTGAGATTGGACAATCCACAAAATTTGAGTAGGCTCGACAATTTTTCAAACTCACCTCATTATCAGCCTACCTTGATTCTTAGCTGCGGCGATCGCTCCTGGATTAGCAGTAAATACCTGAATTTCTGGCACTGTCACATAATTACCATCATCAGTAATAATGTGGTGGCGTTGCTTGTTCGCCATCAGTTCAGTTGAAATATATTTGATATATTTATCTAAATTTTCGTTAATTTTAGTAAATCAATTATCGAAGATTCGCCTAATTCCTTAAAATTAAGTGTAAATACAGAGAAAAGCTCAGTTGAATTTTGTTAATTTAGCAGAGTTATTTCCATGACTATCACTGAAAAGTACGCGGCTTGATTTTATCTTGATATATCTAGACATCCCAGGATAAATCAGTAAAATTACGTGAGCTTACTAATTCGGCAGATTTGATCATCGAAAAAACCCTGTTTTCATCAAGTTTAACCATAAATACCATCGTGAAACTTTTGTATTTGATACTACAAAAAGCTATAAATTAAAATTAATTGCGAACTGTAGCGCAGCTACTGTATAAATTTAGCTGAAGAAGTAAAAGTAAAATGAGTACGACTCCTCTAACTGGTTACTGGTTACCGCAGAAAATACATCCCTTGTCTCTATTAGCGCAACTGACTAGCCGCCATGCTACGGGTTGCATACGCGTATTTACTCAAACCGCTTCTTGGTCAATTCATATAGAGGATGGTAAACTGACTTACGCCTCTTATTCCGATAGCCTGTTTGAACGTCTTGATCATCAGTTACAGCGCTTAAATCAAGAAATTTCAACTCTTGACAGCGCCACTCGCGTACAAATGCGGCTGATGTTTGAACCAAAAAATGAACATCAGTCTATTTCTTATCCAGACTATCAAGCAATTTGTTGGTTGGTAAATCGGGAACATATCACCCCTACCCAAGCGGAAACTCTGATATCTGAATTGGCGAAAGAAGTTCTGGAAACATTTCTGGTTTTAAAAGAAGGGAATTATGAATTTTCTTTGGAGAGTTCCTGGGATGAATTACCCAAATTCTGTCATTTAGACTTACGGTTACTAGTGGAACACTGTCAAAAGCAGTTACGAAATCGGCAAAATATCCAGTCACCAGTTAACACGAGTCAGGTTTCCCCTGTTTTAGCTTCCACAAAGTCGCCTCCAACTCAGTTCCAATTTTCCCAAGGTGAATCATTTTCTCAACCAAACAACTTTGAGACTGATGAAAGCAGGAATGAAAAAAAATCTCCGCCATCTGTCAAAAAAAAGCTATATACAATAGCCTGTATTGATGATAGTCCAACAGTGCTAAATTCTATTAAACTTTTTTTAGATGGCAATACATTTTCCGTGGTAACAATCAATGATCCTGTCAAGGCGTTAATGCAAATTCTCCGCAGTAAACCAGACCTGATTTTGTTAGATGTGGAAATGCCCAATTTAGATGGCTATGAATTGTGTTCTTTATTAAGAAGACATTCAGCTTTGAAGAATATCCCCATTATTATGGTGACAGGAAAAACCGGATTTATTGACAAAGCCAAAGCCAAAATGGTCAGGTCGTCAGGTTATTTGACTAAGCCTTTTACACAACCGGAACTATTGAAAATGGTGTTTAAATACCTTGATTAATAAAGTCAATTTCAGCAGTAGAAATTAGTTTTAGTAATTTACAATTTATTTTTTCAGGCAATTTCAGGATGAGTATTACCTTGGTTGGCAAAATTTTGATTGTAGAAGATTCACCCAGTGAATTAGAATTGATGAGCTATTATCTCCAAGATAGTGGTTATAACGTCATTAAGTCTGGTAGTGCAAAGGAGGCTTTAGAAAAAGTTTTATCAGAACAGCCAGATGTAATTGTGACTGATGTAGTAATGCCGGAAATGAGTGGATTTGAGTTGTGCCGTTTCCTCAAAAAAAATCCGCTAACTCAAAAAGTACCAATAGTTATTTGCAGTTCCAAAAATCAAGACATTGACAGATTATGGGCAATGAAACAAGGTGCAGATGTCTATTTAACTAAGCCATATACACGGGAACAGCTATTGCGTGCTATTAAATCAGTAGTGCTTTAAACCTATGAATAAGTCTAGAATTATAGTCGATCAAGAACTAAGTCAAAATAATTTGGTAAATAGCTATCTCAAATTTAATTTAAATCAACAAACTACTGCTATTGTATCCATGAATTACACGCAAGAAGCAGTTATTTTACCAGTTGAATCTGTCACTCCCATGCCAAATATGCTGCCTTGTATACTAGGATTAATGAATTGGCGGAGTCGAATAATTTGGGCAATTGATCTGCCAAGAATGCTGAATTTAGAATTTTTAGAAGGTAGATTAAGACAGTATAATATTATCGTGATTAAAGTGGAATCACTGGTTTTAGGCTTGATTGTCCACGAGATTAAAGGTATAACTAAATTCATGTCTGATGATATTGAGTCTCCCGTGGGACAAGTTGCATCTAGTTTAGTGCCTTATTTAAGCGGGTGTATTGTCCAAGATGAGGAAACGTTGCTAGTTTTAGATGCACAATCTCTGGCACATTCTCCGATTTTCCGCAGTCAGTAGATGGTGCTAAAAATCAGATTGTTAGTATAGAATTTCCTAGTCTAGTGAGAGAAGGATTAATCTGTATTTATCTGTGTTCATCTGTGTTAATCTGTGGTCGAATAATTCTTGTAGTACGTATTGAAGTAGGAATCTCTATATTATTATTTACCTATGTAATAAAATTACAGTATGTTTAATCAAACTGACAAAGCTAAAAGTAAGGATTCTCAAAATCAGTCATCTTTAATTTCATCGCCAAAAAATACTGATGGTCAGATAGAACTGTCAGGTAAGTATAATACAAAAATAGGTAACAATTCTTATTGGAATTATGTAGTGCAATATATTCAACGACTCAGTTTAAGTAAGAAAGCGGCAGTTTTAGCGATCGCCATCACAACTTTACCAATATTTGCCATAGGTGCGATCGCCTACAGTTTAGCTCATAAATCCATGACTAAACAAATTAACCAATCTCATGCAGCGACAGCTACCAAACTAACAGAGCAAATTAACCGCTTTATGTTGGGGCGATATGAAGATATTCAAATCATCTCCCAATCACCATTTTTTACAAATACCAGAGTTAATAGAAATACAACTACTTCCCAAAAGCAATCATTTTTAGATAGCTTTGTCAAT encodes:
- a CDS encoding chemotaxis protein CheW codes for the protein MNKSRIIVDQELSQNNLVNSYLKFNLNQQTTAIVSMNYTQEAVILPVESVTPMPNMLPCILGLMNWRSRIIWAIDLPRMLNLEFLEGRLRQYNIIVIKVESLVLGLIVHEIKGITKFMSDDIESPVGQVASSLVPYLSGCIVQDEETLLVLDAQSLAHSPIFRSQ
- a CDS encoding response regulator — translated: MSTTPLTGYWLPQKIHPLSLLAQLTSRHATGCIRVFTQTASWSIHIEDGKLTYASYSDSLFERLDHQLQRLNQEISTLDSATRVQMRLMFEPKNEHQSISYPDYQAICWLVNREHITPTQAETLISELAKEVLETFLVLKEGNYEFSLESSWDELPKFCHLDLRLLVEHCQKQLRNRQNIQSPVNTSQVSPVLASTKSPPTQFQFSQGESFSQPNNFETDESRNEKKSPPSVKKKLYTIACIDDSPTVLNSIKLFLDGNTFSVVTINDPVKALMQILRSKPDLILLDVEMPNLDGYELCSLLRRHSALKNIPIIMVTGKTGFIDKAKAKMVRSSGYLTKPFTQPELLKMVFKYLD
- the alr gene encoding alanine racemase, whose protein sequence is MLSRNQTPSFADNQERDTYAWFSQRAWVEIDLGALSHNVQQLVRFLSPSTQLMAVVKADAYGHGAVTVAQTAVQSGAGWLGVATVPEGIQLREAGIKAPILILGATYTPEQIQAIAHWKLQPTLCGPKQALIFSNILETINDGSPLPVHIKLDTGMSRLGTNWEKAVEFVQLVQNLPHLQIASIYSHLATADHLEPSLMQEQHKRFEQAIAQVKSMGINPPCLHLANSAATLTNRALHYDIVRAGLAIYGLYPATHLQNAIDLKPVLQLKARVTHVKTIAAGTGVSYGQQFIAPQEMRLAVVGIGYADGVPRNLSQKMQVLIRGQRVPQIGTITMDQLMLDVSAIPDLQEGEVVTLLGEQGTEQISANDWAEKLNTISWEILCGFKHRLPRVAVM
- the nuoH gene encoding NADH-quinone oxidoreductase subunit NuoH, with translation MNSGIDLQGTFIKSVMDLGIPAGTAKALWMPLPMILMLIGATVGVLVCVWLERKISASVQQRIGPEFIGPFGLLAPVADGLKLVFKEDIVPAKADAWLFTIGPILVVLPVFLSYLIVPFGQNIVITNVGMGIFLWIAFSSIAPIGLLMAGYASNNKYSLIGGLRAAAQSISYEIPLSLSVLAVVMMSNSLSTIDIVNQQSGYGILGWNIWRQPVGFLIFWIAALAECERLPFDLPEAEEEIVAGYQTEYSGMKFALFYLSSYVNLVLSALMVAVLYLGGWDFPIPVNVIANWFGLSEFNPVLQVATASLGIVMTLIKAYLLVFIAILLRWTVPRVRIDQLLDLGWKFLLPLALVNLLVTAALKLAFPFAFGG
- a CDS encoding citrate synthase — translated: MMVCEYKPGLEGIPAAQSSISHVDGQKGILEYRGIRIEELAEKSSFLETAYLLIWGELPNKEELEAFEHEVRYHRRIKYRIRDMMKCFPESGHPMDALQASAAALGLFYSLRDLHNPAYIRDSVVRLLATIPTMVAAFQLMRKGNDPVRPRDDLDYAANFLYMLNEKEPDPLAAKIFDICLILHVEHTMNASTFSARVTASTLTDPYAVVASAVGTLGGPLHGGANEEVIQMLEEIGTVENVRPYVDNLLQRKAKIMGFGHRVYKVKDPRATVLQNLAEQLFAKFGHDKYYDIALEMEQVVAEKLSGKGIYPNVDFYSGLVYRKMGIPTDLFTPIFAIARVAGWLAHWKEQLAENRIFRPTQIYNGKHEITYLPIDQR
- a CDS encoding DHH family phosphoesterase, with translation MQLNSSFKQSENFLLTTEPSPDDADLDQEVVEASLTSPSLPSSNGGGKNGKYGQRGNSVAFQKSEELQKILLAHRHERHLVILQDFPDPDALSCAWTYQLIVQQYDIKCEIIYAGTLSHQENIALVKLTGLPAQRWTSQVLKSKDLSSYQGCILIDNQGTTSQLMTAVQQAGIPIIAVIDHHTLQAEHKSEFVDVRPDVRATSTIFTQYLQSGLLALDSSISQHVKCATALMHGLRSDTNRLMQAQEEDFMAAAYLSRFYDAQLLNAILQANRSKRVMDVIERSLKNRIVQNNFSIAGVGYLRYEDRDAIPQAADFLVTEENVHTAVVFGIVHDEDEVEVVIGSLRTAKLTLDPDEFIKEAFGQDSTGRFFGGGRTGAGGFEIPMGFLSGSNENAAYAKIKWEVYDSQIKQKLLKLVNPKDNPIQSE
- a CDS encoding HNH endonuclease translates to MGKVLVLNASYEPLNITSWRRAAILLIKGKAERIEHNGKFLYSDFPLPTVIRLRHYVRVPYKEIPLTRRNILHRDSHSCQYCGYTGDELTLDHVIPRSRRGGDTWENIVTACVRCNVKKGNRTPYEAHMPLRHPPRQPYSSLYFEVSKHLKSGLHNDWQKYVIGL
- a CDS encoding response regulator, whose amino-acid sequence is MSITLVGKILIVEDSPSELELMSYYLQDSGYNVIKSGSAKEALEKVLSEQPDVIVTDVVMPEMSGFELCRFLKKNPLTQKVPIVICSSKNQDIDRLWAMKQGADVYLTKPYTREQLLRAIKSVVL
- the sixA gene encoding phosphohistidine phosphatase SixA, with the protein product MELYLIRHGIAEDKQPEIKKDEERSLTQEGRQKTEKVAQRIKKLGLQFEVILTSPLVRARQTAEILVASGISNQFEESTDLAPNGQIEHWLNYWLEPKNYAQNSRIALVGHEPCLSNWAEILLWGEVKHSLVLKKAGMIGIKLPEIGSPLGRSQMFWLTPPKYLL